Part of the Ochotona princeps isolate mOchPri1 chromosome 15, mOchPri1.hap1, whole genome shotgun sequence genome, CCTGCTTCTGCTCCCTACCCCGCACTGCCCCCGATCTGGCAGTTTCCCAGGCCAGATCGGAGCCAGTTCTGTGCTGGGGGcaaggggcagggggcagaggaaACCCTTCCACCAGGCACCCAGGTCAGAGGTTCcagaggggtgcccagagctgctGGAGTGTGCCAAGGCCAGGCAGCTGCTCCACAGGCGCTCCTAGGGGTcactgggggcaggggagaaggTGTCAGGAGCCTGCAGGACAGATTCACCAGCTGGTGGGTGAGCACAAGGTGCGAAACCAGAAACCAAATATGTCTTCAGAGGGAGTCTTCCCCACAGTGCATCCAGACACACACTCCAAAATCACACCTGACACCACAGAaagcacacatcacacacacctcccacatacacttcacacacacacctcacactcaCACCTCACACACCCTCCCACACATACCCAAACACTTCACACACAACTCACAATCACatacatctcacacacacaacttcacacacacacctcacacatcACACGCAcctcacacatacacatcagACACCTCACACATACACttcacacacacctcacacacacctcacacagcctctcacacATACCCAAACACTTCACACACAACTCACACTCACACATCtctcacacacagcctcacacacCTCACACTCACACCTCACACACCCTCCCACACATACCCAAACACTTCACACACAACTCACACACAGCAAGAGCGAGCGCCCCCGGGTCACCCTGGCGGTGCCGGCCCCAGGCGCGCCCCGCCCATCGCCCCGCCCCAAgcgaggccccgcccccggccctgcCCCGAGCGCGGCCCTTGGTCCCGCCCCCATCTGGTCCCGCACCGCCCCGCCTCAGGCCCCGCCTATCCCGGCCCTCCCTGCCTCAGGCCCCGCCTCACCCCGGCCCTCCCCGCCTCAGGTCCCGCCCCGCCCACCGGCCCTGCCCCGAGCGTGGCCCTTGGTCccgcccccactctggccccgcccccgcctcaggccccgccctcccgcccgcgtCACCAACGGCTCGGGGCGTTGGAGGGGCCGAGGATGAGCGCGCGGTCGGCCCGCGGCTCCAGTCCGCGCAGCACCCGTCCTCAGTCCGGCTCCGATCGCCCTCCTGCCTGTGCTCGTCGCCCCGACCCTGCACTGCGGCTCGGCTCGCCTCGCGTGGCCGCCCGTCTCGGAGTCACGGGCCTCGGGGCGGGGCGCGAGAGGCGGAAGCGCCTGTCCGAGAGCCCGTCGGCTGTGTCCCGCCTTCGCCCTCCGTGCGCGACCCGGTGGGGCCCTGTCATGTGACTTCTGTCCCCGAGCCTCCGCGGGGAGATCTGAAGGTGTCCCTGGCGCCGAGGAGCAGTGGGAGTTGGGTCCCCCAGCcttggggtcctggcttctgtcAGGTCCGCGGGCACTTCCGGGGTGAGGGAGGCGGGGCCTGGGCGGGGGTCTCGAGAAGAGACCAGTTTGTGATGGAGCCAGTTTGTCTCCCCAGCGCTCCTGCCCGTGTGCAATGCAAGTACTGTGGGTGCtcgccctggccctggctgcggGCCCGGCCGCTGCCAGCCCCCCCAACATCATTCTGATCTTTGCTGACGACCTGGGCTATGGGGACCTGGGCTCCTACGGACACCCCAGTTCCACCACCCCAAACCTAGACCAGCTGGCCGTAGGGGGACTGCGGTTCACAGACTTCTATGTGCCTGTGTCCCTGTGCACACCCTCCAGGTGAGCCTGTGCCCTCCCCAGTGAATCTTGCTGCAGGCTGGGGCAAGGGctgggcctgccccctgcccctgctcccttCCACCCCACTCATGGACTTTGGACCTTGCTTGTGTCACAGGGCTGCCCTCCTGACTGGCCGGCTTCCTGTCCGTACGGGCATGTACCCTGGAGTCCTGGAGCCCACTTCACAGGGGGGCCTGCCACTGGAGGAGGTGACCTTGGCGGAAGTACTGGCTGCTCAAGGTTACCTCACAGGGATGGCTGGCAAATGGCACCTTGGGGTGGGACCTGAGGGTGCCTTTCTGCCACCCCACCAGGGCTTCCATCGGTTCCTGGGCATCCCCTACTCCCATGACCAGGTAGGAGCTACCAGGGCCCTCAGCAGACACCCCACCCTACTCTCAAGTGGCTTCAACCtcgtccccccaccccactcctcagTGGTCTCAGCCTTGGCCTCTGCCCCCTCAGAGTCCCAGCCCTGACCAGGACTCTTTCTCCAGGGTCCTTGCCAGAACCTGACCTGCTTCCCACCATCCACGCCCTGTGATGGAGGCTGTGACCAGGGCCTTGTTCCCATCCCGCTGCTGGCCAACCTGTCTGTGGAGGCACAGCCGCCCTGGCTGCCTGGACTCGAGGCCCGCTATGTGGCCTTCGCCCGCAACCTTATGGCCGATGCCCAGCGACAGGGCCGTCCGTTCTTCCTGTACtatgcctcccatgtgagtggccctATCCCTACCACCCCAGCTCCCATGACCCCTCCCCCATGCTAACTCCAATCTCTGCCTCCAGCATACACACTACCCCCAGTTCAGCGGGCACAGCTTCGCTGGGCGCTCAGGCCGGGGGCCGTTTGGAGATTCCCTGATGGAGTTGGACGCAGCTGTCGGGGCCCTGATGACCGCTGTGGGGGACCTAGGACTCCTCAGAGAGACATTGGTCATTTTCACCGCAGACAATGGGTGCGTCCACCTTGGGGAAAAGGTGGTAGGTTGGAGTCCCAGGGACCCACAGATGTGCCAGGAGGCGGGTACCACAGCTGTGTGGAGGTGCTGCTGGCGGGCGGGTAGACCAGTGGCACATCATAGTCGCTGACACCTCCTCCCTGTGTGTCCCAGGCCAGAGACCATGCGTATGTCCCGTGGCGGCTGCTCCGGACTGCTGCGCTGCGGAAAAGGAACAACCTTTGAGGGAGGTGTCCGTGAGCCTGCCTTGGCCTTCTGGCCAGGCCATATTGCTCCAGGTCAGTCCTCAGGCTCTCTCCTCATGGCCCCTGGGCCCCACCCCCAAGCCCTGAGGGGCAACAGAGTAACTGACCATTCTCCTGCTGTAGGTGTGACGCATGAGCTGGCCAGCTCCCTCGACCTGCTGCCCACCCTGGCCTCCCTGGCGGGGGCCCCACTACCCAATGTCACCTTGGATGGCCTTGACCTTAGTCCCTTACTGCTGGGCACTGGAAAGGTACAGCCAGTGACCCCACACCTGTCCtgtcctgggccagcctggggTCTTCTGAGTCTCCTTGCTAGGTTACCACTGAGTGCTATCACTGGTCAGCTGGCTCGGTGGGCAGAATGCTGGGGCACAGCCAGGGCCTATAGGAGGgcctgtgggtggggtgtgggtgcTTGGGGCACTGTCCCACCCCATGACCTGGCCATGACCCCAGAGCCCTCGGGACTCGCTCTTCTTCTACTCAACCAACCCTGATGAGGTCCGGGGAGTCTTTGCTGTGCGGAGTGGGAAGTACAAAGCTCACTTCTTCACCCAGGGTGAGTACTTCTCCCTGAACCCCTGTCCAtcttgcccctgcccctgccactgCCCCGGGAGCCCCACAGCCTGGCTTCTCCTGGACCCTCTCCCCAGGCTCAGCCCACAGTGACACCACGGCCGACACCGCCTGCCACGCTTCCAGCCCCCTGACGGCTCACGAGCCCCCCTTGCTCTATGACCTGTCCGAGGACCCGGGTGAGAACTACAACCTTCTGGAGGGTGTGGCTGAGGTGTCCCCTGAGGCCCTGGAGGCGGTGAAGCACTTGCAGCTGCTCAAGGCCGAGTTTGATGCTACGATGACCTTTGCCCCCAGCCAGATGGCCCGGGGGGAGGACCCAGCACTGCAGATCTGCTGCCAACCCAGCTGCACCCCCCACCCTACTTGCTGCCACtgcccaggcccccagccctgaggggcccAGGTCCCCTGGCCCTGACCTGGCAGATGAGGGTCAGTATGGGGAAGGGGCAGCTGTGTGGAGGGCGCTTGTTTTACAAATGAAGCGATCCAGCTGAGAGCCTCGGGTGTCACTGCGGCTGTGGTCTTTGTGGGCTGaaggctgtgctgggccccatgttTACAGGAGAGCGAGGCACAGGCCAGTCAGGCCTTCATTTGGAGTCCCTCAGTTGAGGGTGGGAGTCCAGGTCACTTGGCTCCAGCGGCCAGTGTGCCACCTTGGGGTCTGTGTGCACACATCTCCTTAAGGGAGCAGTGGAGTGTAGAAGTGGGCAGAGGCGGGTGCTTGGGAGATAGGTTCCCCTTTtgaaccccagcccagcccaaggtTCCTGTCAGAACCCTGCTTCTAGCAGagcactgcagccatgcccagggGCCTTTGTGCCCTCACCCCTCTTTCCCTGcctcacacacacctccaggatccAGCTTAGCCTTGAACATCCCCAGGTTGGGTCCCGTCCATGTACTGCTCGTATACTCCAAGTCCAGGTTCTTCAGGGTGACCCACTGCCCATGGGGTtagcccccatcctgccactcACCCTCAGTCTGGACTGACAGCTCTACCCTGGCCCTGATCAGTCTGGCAcctggctgggctgtgtgggcacccacatggcaggctgGGCCGCTCCTTTCCTAAGTGATCATTCCTTGGTGATGGGCAAGGACTGCCTAGGTGGGGGACACAGCTCTTCCCTGCCGCAGGAGGCTAGTGGCCAGGTTGAGCCACCCCAGATCCTAGGGCTGGCACTAGAGTGGCTCAGTTCAGACATTGGAGTGCTCATTAATGACGACTGGTCTTGTGAAAGCTAAGCCAGGGTTTCCAGTTGTTCCCCTGTGAATTCAAGTGAGGGAAGGAGTCCTGCCTCATGCCAGTACAGATGATAGGTCTGCCTGGATAGGGGCCACATATGTGTGGATCTGCTCAGCAggtgggtgtgggctggtgtgaGCACATGGATGtgagtgggtgtgggctggtAAGTGCGTGGGTGTGGACTGGATATGAGCATGTGGGTGTGGGCTGCTGTGAGCACGTGgatgtgtgtttgggtgtgggctggtgtgtgggtgtggactggatGAGAGCATGTGGGCATGGGCTGCTGTGAGCACGTGgatgtgtgtttgggtgtgggcTAGTAAGTgtgtgggtgtggactggatGAGAGCATGTGGGCATGGGCTGCTGTGAGCACGTGgatgtgtgtttgggtgtgggcTGGTAAGTgtgtgggtgtggactggatGAGAGCATGTGGGTGTGAGTGGGTGTGAGGGCATGGCTGTGGGCTGGTTTGGGCCATATGAGGGGCTGCAGGGCCCAGCCAGCACCCCTTCCCATTTCCATGGTTAcctgcctcagtggccagagctgctcccGCAGGACCAGGGCTTTCTTAGGCCCCCAGCTGCATCAGATGCTGGCACCAGGAGAGCCCCACTTGACTGGGGGTGAGGACAGGAAGGAGCTGGAGCACAGGGGTTTAGCTTCAGGCAGCCATGGCCTCCTTAGGCCATTGCTGTCCTTGGAATAGCGACCATACTGCTGCTAGGTGACCCTGCAGACCCTCAGTCTGTGAGACATAAACAGGTCGCTCTTACCTCACACTACTGTGTCTTAAGTCATTGGGAATTCCAGGTGTAGCTACAGGCTGCCGCATTTGTGAAACCCCTGTCTTCTGCCCACAGCCCAGGGATTCGTTGTCCACAGGCGCCCTGGGGATCCATCGTCCACAGGCAGCTCAGGGTTCTGG contains:
- the ARSA gene encoding arylsulfatase A — encoded protein: MQVLWVLALALAAGPAAASPPNIILIFADDLGYGDLGSYGHPSSTTPNLDQLAVGGLRFTDFYVPVSLCTPSRAALLTGRLPVRTGMYPGVLEPTSQGGLPLEEVTLAEVLAAQGYLTGMAGKWHLGVGPEGAFLPPHQGFHRFLGIPYSHDQGPCQNLTCFPPSTPCDGGCDQGLVPIPLLANLSVEAQPPWLPGLEARYVAFARNLMADAQRQGRPFFLYYASHHTHYPQFSGHSFAGRSGRGPFGDSLMELDAAVGALMTAVGDLGLLRETLVIFTADNGPETMRMSRGGCSGLLRCGKGTTFEGGVREPALAFWPGHIAPGVTHELASSLDLLPTLASLAGAPLPNVTLDGLDLSPLLLGTGKSPRDSLFFYSTNPDEVRGVFAVRSGKYKAHFFTQGSAHSDTTADTACHASSPLTAHEPPLLYDLSEDPGENYNLLEGVAEVSPEALEAVKHLQLLKAEFDATMTFAPSQMARGEDPALQICCQPSCTPHPTCCHCPGPQP